The following proteins are encoded in a genomic region of Thalassophryne amazonica chromosome 5, fThaAma1.1, whole genome shotgun sequence:
- the ufd1l gene encoding ubiquitin recognition factor in ER-associated degradation protein 1 → MFSFQVFDHPMTRGFPNRFSTQYRCYSVSMLAGPNDRSDVEKGGKIMMPPSALDQLSRLNITYPMLFKLTNNNSDRMTHCGVLEFVADEGICYLPHWMMQNLLLEEGGLVQVESVNLMVATYSKFQPQSPDFLDITNPKAVLENALRNFACLTTGDVIAINYNEKIYELRVMETKPDRAVSIIECDMNVDFDAPLGYKEPERRPQHQEEPTEEEGDHSSYADMDTGFRAFTGSGNRLDGKKKGIEPSPAPIAPSGIKRGIPNYDFKVGRITFIRNSRPQPKKTADDDDAMNRFIAFSGQGQSLRKKGRKP, encoded by the exons ATG TTTTCATTCCAAGTGTTCGACCACCCGATGACACGAGGTTTTCCAAACCGTTTCTCCACTCAGTACCGATGCTACTCAGTGTCCATGCTGGCAGGTCCCAATGACCGCTCTGATGTGGAGAAAGGAGGCAAAA taatgatgCCACCTTCAGCACTTGATCAGCTCA GCAGGCTTAACATCACATATCCAATGTTGTTCAAGCTGACCaacaataactcagacagaatgaCCCACTGTGGGGTTTTGGAGTTTGTGGCAGATGAGGGAATCTGCTACTTGCCACACTGG ATGATGCAGAATCTGCTGCTGGAAGAAGGTGGTTTGGTCCAAGTTGAAAGTGTTAACCTGATGGTGGCCACCTACTCTAAGTTCCAGCCACAGAGCCCAGATTTCCTCGACATTACAAACCCCAAAGCCGT actaGAAAATGCTTTGAGAAATTTCGCTTGCTTGACAACTGGGGATGTCATTGCAATTAACTATAATGAAAAA ATCTATGAACTGCGAGTAATGGAGACAAAACCAGACAGAGCTGTGTCAATCATTGAGTGCGATATGAAT GTGGATTTTGATGCTCCACTGGGTTACAAGGAACCCGAAAGACGACCTCAGCATCAGGAAGAACCGACT GAGGAGGAAGGAGATCACAGCAGCTACGCTGACATGGACACAGGATTCCGA GCTTTCACCGGCTCTGGGAATCGTTTGGACGGGAAAAAGAAAGGGATTGAACCCAGCCCTGCACCTATCGCGCCAAGTGGCATTAAAAG GGGCATTCCAAACTATGACTTCAAAGTTGGAAGGATCACTTTCATCAGAAACTCAAGGCCTCAGCCCAAGAAAACTGCAGATGAT GATGATGCCATGAACAGATTCATTGCCTTTTCTGGACAAGGACAATCACTGCGCAAGAAGGGAAGAAAGCCTTGA
- the c5h22orf39 gene encoding UPF0545 protein C22orf39 homolog has product MERTEATEWRPPRPCGDYWSEYKHCKSIWNRFHQYYTYGTSPSCQQWKKDYYSCREWESHRITEAKEALVQSERNRVEEQRRFTPVWEVRRDPPSDWHMPLNQDKPQDF; this is encoded by the exons ATGGAGCGGACTGAGGCTACAGAGTGGAGG CCACCTCGGCCCTGTGGTGACTATTGGAGCGAATACAAACACTGCAAAAGCATATGGAATCGATTCCACCAGTACTACACATACGGTACATCTCCATCCTGCCAGCAGTGGAAGAAGGATTACTATAGCTGCAGAGAATGGGAGAGTCACAGAATCACAGAGGCCAAG GAAGCATTAGTGCAAAGTGAAAGGAACAGAGTGGAAGAGCAAAGAAGGTTCACCCCGGTGTGGGAAGTGAGGCGAGACCCTCCCAGTGACTGGCACATGCCCCTGAATCAGGACAAACCTCAGGACTTCTGA
- the mrpl40 gene encoding 39S ribosomal protein L40, mitochondrial produces MFVSLTRSVCGVLFRQPALSSILVTKNHHVGHNPWFSPVMTLKTSAALRAAPVKKKKVDPKRELMVRERLKKKLRKMEKAVPELIPIEDFMTSVKCLDETRERSVPSLSFEESESRAQLLKEWSRYKQEQHEAEMEAIQLALEAQKEALKELREESEELYQAALKPDPLLFCFTHKGPTYTPVKAKYEAPEGKYNDVTKVYTQ; encoded by the exons ATGTTTGTGTCTTTAACTCGCAGTGTTTGCGGGGTTTTATTCCGGCAGCCCGCTCTGTCCAG CATTTTAGTGACAAAAAATCACCATGTTGGACACAATCCTTGGTTTTCACCTGTGATGACACTGAAGACATCTGCAGCACTAag AGCAGCGCcagtgaagaagaaaaaagtggACCCCAAAAGGGAGCTGATGGTCAGAGAGAGGCTAAAGAAGAAGCTGAGGAAGATGGAGAAGGCAGTACCTGAATTGATCCCAATTGAAGACTTCATGACTTCAGTTAAATGCTTGGATGAAACAAG GGAACGCTCTGTACCAAGTCTGTCATTTGAGGAGAGCGAGAGTCGAGCTCAGCTACTGAAGGAGTGGTCCCGATACAAACAG gaaCAGCACGAGGCTGAAATGGAGGCAATTCAACTTGCCCTTGAAGCACAGAAGGAGGCGCTGAAGGAGCTGAGGGAGGAGTCTGAGGAGCTGTACCAGGCAGCATTAAAACCAGACCCCCTGCTCTTTTGTTTCACTCACAAAGGTCCAACCTACACACCAGTAAAAGCCAAGTATGAAGCACCGGAAGGGAAATACAATGACGTCACTAAAGTCTACACTCAGTGA